The proteins below are encoded in one region of Pseudoduganella armeniaca:
- the ppnN gene encoding nucleotide 5'-monophosphate nucleosidase PpnN, protein MEQGFVDTLISPEGKLEVLSKAEVVKLLDSGKGGLYNMFRNCALAVLNCGSTIDDGKELLERYKSFEINIIQRERGIKLEIKGAPAIAFVDGKMIKGIHEHLFAVLRDIVFVSNEVTDNPKFDLASTEGITDAVFHILRNANILRPQLSPNLVVCWGGHSINRAEYNYSKEVGYQLGLRGLDICTGCGPGAMKGPMKGATIGHAKQRFGNGRYLGITEPGIIAAESPNPIVNDLVIMPDIEKRLEAFVRTGHGIIVFPGGAGTAEEILYILGILLHPDNAAIPFPLIFTGPESSRDYFVQINEFIGTTLGPEAQQRYKIIVDDPEAVAREMQEGIKQVREFRKGRSDAYYFNWALKIDHEFQRPFAPTHENMRNLKLHKNQPVHLLAANLRRAFSGVVAGNVKDDGIRAIEQHGHFEIHGDLAIMEPMDALLASFVAQSRMKLPGKAYTPCYRVVKS, encoded by the coding sequence ATGGAACAAGGCTTTGTCGATACACTGATTTCACCAGAGGGCAAACTTGAGGTCTTGTCCAAGGCGGAGGTTGTCAAGCTGCTCGATTCGGGCAAGGGCGGTCTCTACAATATGTTTCGCAACTGCGCGCTGGCGGTCCTGAACTGCGGCAGCACCATCGACGATGGCAAGGAGCTGCTGGAGCGCTATAAATCGTTCGAGATCAACATCATCCAGCGCGAGCGCGGCATCAAGCTGGAGATCAAGGGGGCGCCCGCGATCGCCTTCGTCGACGGCAAGATGATCAAGGGCATCCACGAGCACCTGTTTGCCGTGCTGCGCGATATCGTCTTCGTCAGCAACGAGGTCACGGACAATCCCAAGTTCGACCTGGCGTCGACGGAAGGCATCACGGATGCGGTATTCCATATCCTGCGCAACGCCAACATCCTGCGGCCACAACTGAGCCCCAACCTGGTGGTCTGCTGGGGCGGCCACTCGATCAACCGCGCCGAGTACAACTACTCGAAGGAAGTGGGCTATCAGCTGGGCCTGCGCGGCCTGGACATCTGCACGGGTTGCGGCCCGGGCGCGATGAAGGGCCCGATGAAGGGCGCCACCATCGGCCATGCCAAGCAGCGCTTCGGCAACGGCCGCTACCTGGGCATCACCGAGCCGGGCATCATCGCGGCCGAGTCGCCCAACCCGATCGTCAACGACCTGGTGATCATGCCGGACATCGAGAAGCGCCTGGAAGCGTTCGTGCGCACCGGTCACGGCATCATCGTGTTCCCCGGCGGCGCCGGCACGGCCGAGGAGATCCTGTACATCCTGGGCATCCTGCTCCATCCGGACAATGCCGCCATCCCGTTCCCGCTGATCTTCACCGGACCGGAATCGTCGCGCGACTACTTCGTGCAGATCAACGAATTCATCGGCACCACCTTGGGCCCGGAGGCGCAGCAGCGCTACAAGATCATCGTCGACGATCCGGAAGCCGTGGCGCGCGAGATGCAGGAGGGGATCAAGCAGGTGCGCGAGTTCCGCAAGGGCCGCAGCGACGCCTACTACTTCAACTGGGCCCTGAAGATCGACCACGAGTTCCAGCGCCCGTTCGCGCCCACGCACGAGAACATGCGCAACCTGAAGCTGCACAAGAACCAGCCGGTGCACCTGCTGGCGGCCAACCTGCGCCGGGCCTTCTCCGGCGTGGTGGCGGGCAACGTCAAGGACGACGGCATTCGCGCCATCGAACAGCACGGCCACTTCGAGATCCACGGCGACCTGGCGATCATGGAGCCGATGGACGCGCTGTTGGCGTCGTTCGTCGCGCAGAGCCGCATGAAGCTGCCCGGCAAGGCCTATACGCCGTGCTACCGGGTCGTCAAGTCGTAG
- a CDS encoding SLATT domain-containing protein: MVEPPYHPPHDADALILAWLRRARESQLGHYEMATMLERRSYWLGVPVIVISGVVGTSVFASIAAEVVAVEAKLAVGALSVLAAILSSLQTFFKFAERAEKHKTFGARYGAIRRELEAMHASGTAAQEPNYINVLRDKLDRLGQEAPAVSSAIHAHVLKVLRADTTPVAG; encoded by the coding sequence ATGGTGGAACCGCCGTACCACCCGCCGCACGATGCCGACGCGCTGATCCTGGCGTGGCTGCGCCGGGCGCGCGAATCGCAGCTGGGCCACTACGAGATGGCGACGATGCTGGAACGGCGCAGCTACTGGCTGGGCGTGCCGGTCATCGTCATTTCCGGGGTGGTCGGCACCTCGGTGTTCGCGTCGATCGCCGCCGAGGTGGTGGCGGTCGAGGCGAAGCTGGCAGTGGGTGCGTTGAGCGTGCTGGCGGCGATCCTGTCGAGCCTGCAGACCTTCTTCAAGTTCGCCGAGCGCGCCGAGAAGCACAAGACCTTCGGGGCCCGCTACGGCGCCATCCGGCGCGAGCTGGAAGCCATGCACGCCAGCGGCACGGCGGCGCAGGAGCCGAACTATATCAACGTCCTGCGCGACAAGCTGGACCGGCTAGGCCAGGAGGCCCCGGCCGTCTCCAGCGCCATCCATGCGCATGTGCTGAAGGTGTTGCGGGCGGACACGACGCCCGTCGCTGGCTAG